CGCAAGGAATATCAGTAATTTCAAAACCTTTCACTTCCGTGTGCATATTAATATGCGTTTTCCCATCGCCAGCGACAAAAAAGCGAACCCATCGCTCCGCCTGCGCGTTTTTACCAATTCGAACTGCCAACTGTGCCCGCGGGTAACTCTCAAGAATAGCTGCCAGGCTGTCTGTTCCAGTGAGAGCCGCCTGCAACTCCGGAAAATATTCTCCCAAATAGCGAATCTTCAAGTTTTCTTCCATCAGCAACGTCTCTTTTTGCACTCGCTCATCCGAGCCGTACTCCAGCCACAGGGTTCCTTTTTTCCCTTGTGCTAGGATAGCATACCCATAGGCTTTCGCCTGGGAATGCTTCGTTTTTACGATCTTTGCCCACTCTTCACCGCTCCAAAAATGGACTTTGTCTTCTTGCACCATATACGCTGCGCCATGCTGCACCTCCACGACTGCCTTAGTATCTCCAAGCGCTGGCAGCGCGGCAGCTTCCGCAAAGCCCAGCCCTACAAACAATCCCCAGACCGCCAACACCGCCCCCAGAATCTTTTTGCCTCGGATTAGCCTCTGTATCATTCTCATCCCCAGCCTCTCCTTATAAATATGCCGGTCATTCTCTCTATTTTCAACCCCCAGTTACTACGTTCCCATACAGTTTATCATAAAATAATTCCTCCAGGAGGGATTTATTGGAACCCATAGAATATGTATTGTATTTGAAAAAATAAAAATTTCTTTATTCGACAAAGGAGGCCCCTATGAAAAAACGCTATCTTTTTACCATTTTACTTCTGCTGACTCTAAGTCTATTTTCTCCACTAAGCAACGCGTCCGCCAATTCTGCGCCATCCCTTTCTGCCGTTAAAAACCTGATCCATGTGCCGCTGACGCGCCAAGACACCGACTATACCTGCGGCATCACCGCCTTACAATCCGTTCTT
This genomic window from uncultured Anaeromusa sp. contains:
- a CDS encoding peptidoglycan recognition family protein, translated to MRMIQRLIRGKKILGAVLAVWGLFVGLGFAEAAALPALGDTKAVVEVQHGAAYMVQEDKVHFWSGEEWAKIVKTKHSQAKAYGYAILAQGKKGTLWLEYGSDERVQKETLLMEENLKIRYLGEYFPELQAALTGTDSLAAILESYPRAQLAVRIGKNAQAERWVRFFVAGDGKTHINMHTEVKGFEITDIPCEPGKVKAPTEGAWVKSDNYFLPQLYFSEPLVLRKKTELIVVHHAAMPLTTTREDIQDLHLTNGWAGIGYHKLVFADGKATEGRPENVVGAHALGVNQRSLGIVLVGDFSKERPALEQLQGAANLTRELMKKYHISLENVKPHRAVTEGTDCPGAAFPWQEFVSLIAAGRK